A genome region from Populus alba chromosome 3, ASM523922v2, whole genome shotgun sequence includes the following:
- the LOC118038029 gene encoding uncharacterized protein, with translation MDTKSSITSISLILGLIFTFCALLAESQPQKSPSSPSPPPPPPPSPPPPSPPPPSPPPTPPPASPPPPPPPPPPLPPPPSPPPPSKLPPPPLRKKPQPPPLPPRDRSTGNVTRRRMRPPPPKNHQMNSGKKIGLLFVGIAAILQIGVVGFLAYKRKQLLKINDRYEACSS, from the coding sequence ATGGACACGAAATCATCAATCACCTCCATCTCTCTGATTTTAGGGCTTATATTCACCTTCTGTGCGCTTCTTGCTGAATCACAACCACAGAAGAGTCCTTCATCACCCTCGCCGCCGCCGCCTCCGCCGCCCTCTCCACCGCCTCCATCACCACCTCCTCCATCACCACCTCCTACACCTCCACCTGCATCACCACCTCCACCTCCGCCTCCGCCTCCGCCTCTACCTCCACCACCATCTCCTCCACCTCCATCAAAATTACCTCCACCTCCGCTGAGAAAGAAACCGCAGCCACCACCCCTGCCACCAAGGGATAGGTCTACTGGAAACGTAACGAGAAGGAGAATGCGTCCACCACCACCGAAGAATCACCAGATGAATAGTGGGAAAAAGATTGGGTTACTGTTTGTGGGCATTGCCGCAATCTTGCAGATTGGTGTTGTTGGGTTCTTGGCTTACAAAAGAAAGCAGCTTTTGAAGATTAATGATAGATATGAAGCTTGCtcttcttaa